The Mytilus trossulus isolate FHL-02 chromosome 3, PNRI_Mtr1.1.1.hap1, whole genome shotgun sequence genome contains a region encoding:
- the LOC134709814 gene encoding monocarboxylate transporter 12-like, with the protein MEKQKEENSDYETNIITQEKDKDGGWGWVIVASAFMAHVLADGMLFTLGILYIEFLDEFKEGKGKTAWITSLIPGTMLTVGPITGALTNRFGCRSVCILGALIATTGFIISCFATSVYFLYCSLGILTGIGFGGIFLSTLVCVGQHFEKRRSFALGISVSGSGVGTFVFAPVVRILIDEYGWRGAILLEAGFILNIVLCGAFFRPVQNKINKTDEEYVIRKEAIYLSSLEDKPITNKQITKIEKNENEGLQASQKESGTSPDSSDSTVASCFSRHFDFGLLTNPIFTIFVVSNYFTALGFNTPYVYLPDRAEEKGMSQFDSAFLLSIIGISNTFGRIIFGWIADQKCVNRLLLYSMSLIICGTANVLNPLNDSNIYLMMYSAVYGTFIGVFVSLNTVILVDLLGSKRLDKALGLLMMFQGFGTLIGPPICGWLYDGTGSYSIPFYFVGGLVIFSGVVLCFIPLYRRNKTKNLYGISRE; encoded by the exons ATGGAGAAACAAAAGGAGGAAAATAGTGATTATGAAACAAATATCATAACCCAAGAGAAAGACAAGGATGGCGGTTGGGGATGGGTTATCGTTGCTTCTGCTTTCATGGCGCATGTGCTAGCTGACGGAATGTTATTTACACTGGGAatattatatatagaatttcttGATGAATTTAAGGAAGGAAAAGGAAAAACCGCTTGGATAACCTCCCTTATTCCAGGAACTATGCTTACAGTAG GTCCAATAACCGGAGCTCTGACGAATAGATTCGGATGTCGATCAGTGTGTATATTAGGTGCTCTTATTGCTACCACTGGATTTATCATTAGCTGTTTTGCAACCAGTGTGTATTTTCTGTACTGTTCACTTGGAATTCTCACAG GTATTGGATTTGGTGGTATATTTTTATCCACATTAGTATGTGTGGGACAACATTTTGAAAAGAGACGATCTTTTGCTCTTGGTATATCTGTAAGTGGTTCAGGAGTAGGAACATTTGTATTTGCTCCAGTTGTGCGCATTCTGATAGACGAATATGGTTGGAGAGGTGCTATTCTATTGGAAGCAGGGTTCATACTGAACATAGTTTTGTGTGGAGCTTTCTTTCGACCGGTTCAAAACAAGATTAATAAAACGGATGAAGAGTATGTGATCAGGAAGGAAGCAATTTATCTATCAAGTTTAGAAGATAAACCGATCACAAATAAGCAAATAACTAAGATTGAGAAAAATGAGAATGAAGGGTTACAAGCATCACAGAAAGAATCAGGAACATCACCAGACTCTTCTGACAGTACTGTTGCAAGCTGCTTTTCTAGACATTTTGACTTTGGTTTATTAACAAACCCGATATTTACCATATTTGTTGTGTCGAATTACTTCACAGCCCTTGGATTTAATACTCCATATGTGTATTTACCGGACAGAGCTGAGGAAAAAGGTATGAGCCAATTTGACAGTGCATTTCTGCTTTCAATTATTGgcatttcaaatacatttggaCGTATTATTTTTGGATGGATAGCAGATCAAAAGTGTGTAAATCGGCTTTTGCTTTACAGCATGTCGCTGATTATTTGTGGAACTGCTAATGTGTTGAATCCACTAAACGATAGTAATATATATCTGATGATGTACTCAGCTGTTTATGGAACGTTTATTG GTGTGTTCGTAAGTTTAAATACTGTGATACTGGTTGACCTACTGGGATCAAAACGTTTAGACAAAGCATTAGGACTACTTATGATGTTCCAGGGATTTGGTACACTCATAGGTCCACCTATATGTG ggtGGCTATATGATGGCACTGGTAGTTACAGCATTCCTTTCTATTTTGTTGGTGGTCTGGTTATATTTAGCGGAGTCGTGTTATGTTTTATACCTCTTTAcagaagaaataaaacaaagaatctATATGGCATAAGCAGAGAATAA